One Desulfitibacter sp. BRH_c19 genomic window carries:
- a CDS encoding argininosuccinate synthase, with product MKKVVLAYSGGLDTSVIIPWLKDNYGYEVVAMAADVGQGEELEHLHEKAINSGALKLYIEDLREEFITDYVYPCLKAGAVYEGKYLLGTSFARPLIAKRLVEIAKKEGAEAISHGATGKGNDQVRFELAVKALNPNLKIIAPWREWDLKSREDCIEYAKKRKIPLGVTKEKIYSRDRNLFHLSHEGGDLENPENEPKLTELLQIITPPELAPDKPTYIEIEFEEGIPVRIDGKALSPIELMDFVNQVAAINGVGICDMVENRLVGMKSRGVYETPGGTVLYYGHRELELITLDRQTFHYKELLAQRYSELVYDGVWFHPLREALDAFVNSTQKTVTGKVRLKLYKGNIMPAGSSSPYSLYDEDIVTFGESAVYDQNDATGFINLFGLSMKVKALMEEKSGLKK from the coding sequence ATGAAGAAAGTTGTACTTGCATATTCAGGAGGACTTGATACATCAGTTATTATTCCATGGTTAAAGGATAATTACGGATATGAAGTAGTAGCCATGGCAGCGGATGTTGGACAGGGAGAAGAATTAGAACATTTACATGAAAAAGCAATCAATAGTGGAGCTTTAAAGCTTTATATTGAAGATTTACGAGAAGAGTTTATTACAGATTATGTATACCCGTGTTTAAAAGCCGGAGCCGTATATGAGGGCAAGTATTTACTGGGGACCTCCTTTGCAAGACCTTTAATTGCAAAAAGACTTGTAGAGATAGCCAAAAAGGAAGGTGCAGAAGCTATTTCCCATGGAGCAACAGGAAAGGGAAATGACCAGGTTCGATTTGAATTAGCTGTGAAGGCTTTAAATCCTAATTTGAAAATTATTGCTCCCTGGCGTGAATGGGATTTAAAATCAAGAGAAGATTGTATAGAATATGCTAAGAAAAGAAAAATACCTCTAGGTGTTACAAAAGAAAAAATTTATAGTAGGGATAGAAATCTTTTCCACTTAAGCCATGAGGGTGGGGACCTAGAAAATCCTGAAAATGAACCCAAACTTACGGAATTATTACAGATAATCACTCCACCAGAATTGGCACCAGATAAACCTACTTATATTGAAATTGAATTTGAAGAAGGCATTCCTGTAAGAATTGATGGAAAAGCTTTAAGTCCCATTGAGCTTATGGATTTTGTAAATCAGGTTGCAGCTATAAATGGAGTTGGTATTTGTGATATGGTTGAGAACCGACTTGTAGGAATGAAATCAAGGGGAGTATATGAAACTCCAGGTGGAACAGTATTGTATTATGGTCATCGAGAACTAGAATTAATAACCCTTGACAGACAAACCTTCCACTATAAAGAACTTTTGGCTCAAAGGTATTCTGAGTTAGTATATGATGGTGTTTGGTTCCACCCATTAAGGGAAGCATTAGATGCTTTTGTGAACAGCACTCAAAAAACAGTAACAGGTAAGGTAAGGCTTAAGCTATATAAGGGAAATATAATGCCAGCAGGGTCATCTTCACCATATTCTCTATACGATGAGGATATTGTAACCTTCGGAGAAAGTGCAGTTTATGACCAAAATGATGCAACGGGATTTATTAATCTCTTTGGTTTATCAATGAAGGTAAAAGCTTTAATGGAAGAAAAAAGTGGATTGAAAAAGTAA
- a CDS encoding ornithine carbamoyltransferase (catalyzes the formation of L-citrulline from carbamoyl phosphate and L-ornithine in arginine biosynthesis and degradation), translated as MEFKEQLAKGLQGRDCLCLTQFSKEELFYIMDLAADIKEKSKKGEPYDVLKGKTLGMIFHKPSTRTRVSFEVGTVQLGGYALFLSANELQLGRGETIGDTAKTLSRYLDGIMIRTFSHESVVELAENASIPVINGLTDYLHPCQILADLFTIKEKKGILKGLKMTYIGDGNNVANSLLTGCAMVGMDIAVVTPPGYEPVQSVVDQAKSIAIESGSKIYIETDLQNVIEGSDIVYTDVWTSMGQEKETQERLKLFQGYQMNSEVLQKAKKDVLVMHCLPAHRGEEITSEVLDGPNSVVFDQAENRMHAQKGLLAALL; from the coding sequence ATGGAATTTAAGGAGCAATTAGCGAAAGGGTTACAGGGTAGGGATTGTTTGTGTTTAACTCAGTTTTCTAAAGAAGAACTATTTTACATTATGGATTTAGCAGCAGATATCAAGGAGAAGTCAAAAAAAGGAGAGCCTTATGATGTGCTAAAGGGTAAGACCTTGGGTATGATTTTTCATAAACCTTCAACTAGAACAAGGGTTTCTTTTGAGGTTGGTACAGTACAGCTAGGCGGATATGCTCTCTTTTTAAGCGCCAATGAACTGCAGCTTGGAAGAGGAGAGACAATTGGTGATACTGCAAAGACCCTCTCTCGTTATCTAGATGGTATCATGATTAGAACATTTTCCCATGAGAGTGTTGTTGAGCTTGCAGAAAATGCTAGTATCCCAGTTATCAATGGATTGACTGATTATTTGCATCCATGCCAAATACTTGCAGATTTATTTACGATTAAAGAAAAAAAGGGTATCCTTAAAGGATTGAAAATGACCTATATTGGTGATGGAAATAACGTAGCTAATTCTCTACTAACAGGATGTGCTATGGTTGGGATGGATATTGCAGTAGTGACTCCACCGGGATATGAACCAGTACAATCTGTAGTGGATCAGGCAAAATCTATTGCGATAGAAAGCGGTTCGAAAATTTATATTGAGACTGATCTACAAAATGTAATTGAGGGGTCCGATATCGTCTATACAGATGTATGGACTAGTATGGGACAGGAAAAGGAAACACAAGAAAGATTGAAGTTGTTCCAGGGTTATCAAATGAATTCTGAAGTCCTACAAAAAGCTAAGAAAGATGTTCTTGTAATGCATTGTCTGCCAGCCCACAGGGGTGAAGAGATTACCTCCGAGGTTTTAGATGGTCCTAACTCAGTAGTGTTTGACCAAGCTGAAAACAGGATGCATGCTCAAAAAGGTTTATTAGCAGCGCTACTATAG
- a CDS encoding acetylornithine aminotransferase — MNNRDIYEMGTKYVMNTYGRFPIALEKGEGNKVWDADGKEYIDFVGGLAVASLGHCHPEVTQAMYKQSGELVHTSNLYWIKPQVELAKTLVENSSFAKVFFGNSGAEANEGAIKLARKYSNLKYCSERYEIITMKSSFHGRTMATLTATGQEKVQKGFAPLLEGFKYVPFNNIEALKEAVTEKTCAIMLEPVQGEGGVHVAQKDYLQQVEALCKKKDLLFIVDEVQCGVGRTGRLFAYQHYGIKPHIMTLAKALGNGTAIGAMLAVEEVAGSFQPGDHGSTFGGNFLACSAGKKVLEILLRDNLCEQVEKMGEYFRQRLSELKNEFPSIEEIRGIGLLIGLEVKGESLPIVKKAMEKGLLLSAAGGNVVRFLPALNVDKETVDKGLEIFKVVMSEIE, encoded by the coding sequence ATGAATAACCGAGACATATATGAGATGGGAACAAAATATGTAATGAATACCTATGGAAGATTTCCCATTGCCCTTGAAAAGGGTGAAGGCAATAAGGTTTGGGATGCTGATGGTAAGGAATATATAGACTTTGTTGGTGGATTGGCTGTTGCTTCTTTAGGACACTGTCACCCAGAGGTTACTCAAGCAATGTATAAACAGTCTGGGGAGTTAGTGCATACTTCAAATCTTTATTGGATAAAACCACAGGTAGAGCTAGCAAAAACACTTGTGGAGAATAGCAGTTTTGCCAAAGTATTTTTTGGCAATAGTGGTGCTGAAGCAAATGAAGGTGCTATTAAGCTTGCTAGAAAATACTCTAACTTGAAGTATTGTTCTGAAAGATATGAGATAATAACAATGAAAAGTTCCTTTCATGGAAGAACAATGGCAACTTTAACTGCAACCGGACAGGAAAAAGTACAGAAAGGTTTTGCTCCATTATTGGAAGGATTTAAGTATGTTCCATTTAATAATATTGAAGCCCTTAAGGAAGCAGTAACAGAAAAAACATGTGCTATAATGCTGGAGCCTGTGCAGGGTGAGGGTGGAGTGCATGTAGCCCAAAAAGACTATTTGCAGCAGGTTGAGGCATTATGTAAGAAAAAGGACCTTCTTTTCATAGTAGATGAAGTACAATGTGGAGTGGGTAGAACGGGGAGACTTTTTGCTTACCAGCATTATGGTATAAAGCCACATATAATGACCTTAGCAAAGGCCTTGGGTAATGGCACAGCCATTGGAGCTATGTTGGCTGTTGAAGAAGTGGCCGGGTCATTTCAACCTGGAGACCACGGATCAACCTTTGGAGGAAACTTCTTGGCATGTTCAGCAGGGAAAAAGGTATTAGAAATACTCTTAAGAGATAACCTTTGTGAACAAGTAGAAAAAATGGGTGAATACTTTAGACAAAGACTAAGTGAATTAAAAAATGAATTTCCTTCTATTGAAGAAATTAGAGGAATTGGATTATTAATAGGCTTGGAAGTAAAAGGTGAAAGCCTTCCTATAGTAAAAAAAGCAATGGAAAAAGGGTTACTATTAAGTGCCGCAGGAGGCAATGTAGTAAGATTCCTTCCTGCCCTTAATGTAGATAAGGAAACCGTTGATAAGGGCTTAGAAATATTTAAAGTCGTTATGTCAGAAATAGAATAA